In Fluviicola taffensis DSM 16823, the following are encoded in one genomic region:
- a CDS encoding RrF2 family transcriptional regulator, protein MLSKKTKYALHALTYLAKKEANEPTLILEISENGHIPRKFLESILLDLKKQGILNSKMGKGGGYFLRQTPTEIQISTIIRLFNGPIALLPCVSLNYYQRCDECTDEKTCGLNKVFIDVRNETLRILENKSIQDIVDQEL, encoded by the coding sequence ATGTTATCAAAGAAAACAAAATATGCATTGCATGCTTTGACTTATTTGGCAAAGAAGGAAGCTAATGAACCAACTTTAATTCTTGAAATTTCAGAAAACGGTCATATTCCGCGTAAATTTTTAGAGTCTATTCTCTTGGATTTAAAAAAACAAGGGATTCTCAACTCCAAAATGGGGAAGGGAGGTGGATACTTTTTAAGACAAACTCCTACCGAAATTCAAATTTCAACAATCATTCGCCTATTTAATGGTCCAATAGCCTTGCTTCCATGTGTAAGTCTCAATTATTACCAGCGTTGTGATGAATGTACGGATGAGAAAACATGTGGATTAAACAAAGTGTTTATCGATGTTCGAAACGAAACACTGCGTATTTTAGAAAATAAATCAATTCAAGATATAGTCGATCAAGAATTGTAA
- the lpxA gene encoding acyl-ACP--UDP-N-acetylglucosamine O-acyltransferase, with product MISPLAHVSPSAKLGEGVIIEAFSTIYDDVVIGAGTKIHPNVTIYPGARIGENCEIYPGAVIAVIPQDLKFDGEYTTVEIGDRTVIRECVTIHRGTKDMWKTTVGHDCLLMTYVHIAHDCQIGNHVIMASYSGLSGHCTVGDYAILEGRCGSQQFIHVGAHSFIAGGSLIRKNVPPYVKCAREPLTYAGINSVGLRRRGYTDDQVREIEDIYRIIFVQNSHVTKSLDIVKDTIPDSPIRREILSFIEASDKGVIKGLI from the coding sequence ATGATAAGTCCACTAGCACATGTTTCTCCTAGTGCAAAATTAGGAGAAGGGGTAATTATTGAAGCATTCAGTACAATATATGATGATGTTGTTATTGGAGCTGGAACGAAGATCCATCCAAATGTTACCATTTATCCGGGTGCTAGAATTGGAGAAAATTGCGAAATTTATCCAGGAGCTGTCATTGCAGTAATCCCTCAAGATTTGAAATTCGACGGAGAATATACCACCGTTGAAATAGGTGATAGAACTGTTATCAGAGAGTGTGTTACGATTCATCGCGGTACAAAGGATATGTGGAAGACGACTGTTGGACACGATTGTTTGTTGATGACATATGTACATATTGCCCATGATTGTCAGATTGGAAATCATGTCATAATGGCTAGTTATTCTGGACTTTCAGGTCATTGTACAGTAGGAGATTATGCAATTTTAGAAGGACGTTGCGGATCTCAACAATTCATTCATGTTGGAGCCCACTCATTTATTGCAGGAGGATCATTAATTCGTAAGAACGTTCCTCCCTATGTCAAATGCGCACGCGAACCACTTACTTATGCAGGAATAAATTCTGTCGGGCTTAGAAGACGAGGTTATACGGATGATCAGGTACGTGAAATAGAAGATATTTACCGTATTATTTTCGTTCAGAATAGCCATGTTACAAAATCATTGGATATTGTAAAAGATACAATTCCGGATTCACCAATTCGAAGAGAAATACTTTCTTTTATTGAAGCTTCTGATAAAGGAGTTATCAAAGGATTGATTTAG